Proteins encoded together in one Lysinibacillus sp. FSL K6-0232 window:
- the ftsY gene encoding signal recognition particle-docking protein FtsY has product MSFFKRLKDKLIGNPAEEEKLQEQELEQDAEQQEQAESSEPATIEVETVEAPDAVLPVIDNEQEEEPQAVVEEQQEVQELAVIEEEPVEEKKPSAWSITQKFKAGLEKTRNSFTSKVNDLVARYRKVDEDFFEELEDLLLQADVGFETVMELMDKLRFEVQRKNIKDTNGIQAVISEKLVEIYEQGEDDLIELNMQPDGELTVILFVGVNGVGKTTTIGKLAHRLKSQGKTVVLAAGDTFRAGAIDQLQVWGDRVDCEVIKQSEGSDPAAVMYDAIRAAKNRKADVLICDTAGRLQNKVNLMNELEKVHRVISREIPNAPHEVLLALDATTGQNALVQAQTFKEATNVTGIVLTKLDGTAKGGIVLAIRHKLHIPVKFVGLGEKMDDLQPFDAERYVYGLFAEGLDKELQNSED; this is encoded by the coding sequence ATGAGTTTTTTTAAACGTTTAAAAGATAAATTAATAGGCAATCCAGCAGAGGAAGAAAAACTGCAAGAGCAAGAGCTTGAGCAGGATGCCGAACAGCAAGAGCAGGCAGAGTCTAGTGAGCCTGCTACGATTGAAGTGGAAACGGTGGAAGCACCTGACGCAGTGTTGCCAGTAATCGACAATGAGCAGGAAGAGGAACCTCAGGCTGTTGTGGAGGAGCAGCAGGAAGTACAGGAGCTAGCGGTTATTGAGGAGGAGCCAGTGGAAGAGAAAAAGCCTTCTGCTTGGTCTATTACTCAAAAATTCAAGGCAGGGCTTGAAAAAACTCGTAATTCCTTTACATCTAAAGTCAATGACCTTGTTGCACGCTATCGTAAAGTCGATGAGGACTTCTTTGAGGAATTAGAGGATTTATTATTACAAGCAGATGTTGGCTTTGAAACAGTGATGGAACTGATGGATAAATTACGCTTTGAGGTTCAACGTAAAAATATAAAAGATACAAATGGCATTCAAGCTGTTATTTCTGAGAAGCTTGTCGAAATTTATGAGCAAGGTGAGGACGATTTAATTGAGCTAAATATGCAGCCTGATGGTGAGCTAACAGTTATATTATTTGTTGGTGTAAATGGTGTTGGGAAAACAACAACAATTGGCAAGCTTGCTCATCGTCTAAAATCTCAAGGGAAAACGGTTGTGTTAGCAGCAGGTGATACATTCCGTGCGGGTGCGATTGATCAATTGCAAGTATGGGGAGATCGAGTTGACTGCGAGGTTATTAAACAATCAGAGGGCTCTGACCCAGCAGCTGTGATGTATGATGCGATTCGTGCAGCCAAAAATAGAAAAGCAGATGTGTTAATTTGTGATACGGCTGGACGCTTGCAAAATAAAGTAAACTTAATGAACGAGCTTGAAAAGGTGCATCGTGTTATTTCACGAGAAATTCCAAATGCACCACATGAGGTCTTATTAGCATTAGACGCAACGACAGGCCAGAATGCACTTGTACAAGCACAAACATTTAAAGAAGCAACAAATGTAACAGGGATTGTATTAACGAAGCTGGATGGTACAGCTAAGGGCGGTATTGTACTGGCAATTCGTCACAAGCTGCATATTCCAGTAAAATTTGTTGGTCTAGGTGAGAAAATGGATGATTTACAGCCATTTGATGCAGAACGCTATGTTTATGGTTTATTTGCAGAGGGCTTAGATAAAGAGCTACAAAATAGCGAAGATTAA
- the plsX gene encoding phosphate acyltransferase PlsX, with amino-acid sequence MKLALDGMGGDNAPKSVIEGAFLALEQIPNLEIQLYGQQEKLEPFLKKHDRLTVVHCEEVVEGTDDPARAVRRKKDSSMARMMDAVDKGSADACLSAGNTGALMAGGLFKVGRIEGIARPALATTLPTLDGKGFLMLDLGANADARPEHLVQYAIMGDIYAKKVSGISKPRIGLLNIGTEDKKGNELTKAAFELLKEADLNFIGNVEARDLLEGVADVVVTDGFTGNMVLKSIEGTAGALFSMLKEAFMSSTKTKISAALMKNNLRDLKHKMDYTEYGGAGLFGLQAPVIKAHGSSNAKAIFSAIRQANTMVEHTVISTITETVRHLEID; translated from the coding sequence ATGAAACTAGCGCTTGATGGAATGGGTGGCGACAACGCACCAAAATCAGTGATTGAAGGTGCATTTTTAGCATTAGAGCAAATTCCTAACTTGGAAATCCAATTATATGGTCAGCAAGAAAAGCTTGAACCTTTTTTAAAAAAGCATGATCGCTTAACAGTTGTGCATTGTGAGGAAGTTGTAGAAGGAACAGATGATCCAGCGCGTGCTGTTCGACGAAAAAAGGATTCCTCTATGGCACGTATGATGGATGCCGTTGATAAGGGAAGCGCAGACGCTTGTCTATCTGCTGGGAATACAGGTGCTTTAATGGCAGGTGGGTTATTTAAAGTAGGACGTATTGAAGGGATTGCTAGGCCAGCTTTAGCAACAACATTGCCAACACTTGATGGTAAAGGCTTTTTAATGCTTGATTTAGGCGCAAATGCAGATGCCCGACCAGAGCATTTAGTGCAATATGCCATTATGGGTGATATTTATGCGAAAAAGGTTAGCGGCATCTCAAAACCACGTATTGGCTTATTAAATATCGGTACGGAGGATAAAAAAGGCAATGAGCTAACGAAAGCAGCCTTTGAATTACTAAAGGAAGCCGATTTGAATTTTATTGGCAATGTTGAGGCACGCGATTTACTTGAAGGTGTGGCAGACGTTGTTGTGACAGACGGCTTTACAGGAAATATGGTGTTAAAGTCTATTGAAGGAACGGCGGGAGCGTTGTTTTCTATGTTAAAAGAGGCATTTATGTCCTCGACTAAAACAAAAATCTCAGCAGCACTAATGAAAAATAATTTGCGTGACTTAAAGCATAAAATGGACTATACCGAATATGGCGGTGCAGGATTATTCGGCTTACAGGCACCTGTCATTAAGGCGCATGGATCGTCCAATGCAAAGGCAATTTTTAGTGCGATTCGTCAAGCCAATACAATGGTAGAGCATACCGTTATTTCAACAATTACAGAAACAGTACGTCATTTAGAAATTGATTAA
- the rnc gene encoding ribonuclease III codes for MAMKRKGTMQKSGVLPEKVRKQFELLQHELNITFINKSLLYQAFTHSSYVNEHRRKLFTDNERLEFLGDAVLELSVSKYLFEKYPNMSEGELTKLRASIVCEPSLVIFANELGFGRFVLLGKGEELTGGRERPALLADVFESFVGALYLDQGLQTVVAFLERIVFPKVEVGAFSHVMDFKSQLQEMVQQTNNGLLHYEIIDEKGPAHNRTFVSSVLLNGQELGVGRGKSKKEAEQQAAQSAMQTMREEAAKEEA; via the coding sequence ATGGCTATGAAAAGAAAAGGAACTATGCAGAAATCTGGCGTACTTCCTGAAAAAGTACGCAAACAATTCGAGCTATTACAGCATGAATTAAATATCACATTTATTAATAAAAGTTTATTGTATCAAGCATTCACACATTCATCCTATGTGAATGAGCATCGCCGTAAGTTATTTACGGATAATGAGCGTCTTGAGTTTTTAGGGGACGCGGTACTTGAACTGTCTGTTTCTAAATATCTTTTTGAGAAATACCCGAATATGAGTGAAGGTGAGTTAACAAAATTACGAGCATCCATTGTTTGTGAGCCATCACTTGTTATTTTTGCAAATGAATTAGGATTTGGACGCTTTGTTTTACTTGGAAAAGGTGAAGAGCTTACAGGTGGACGAGAGCGCCCAGCATTGCTTGCAGATGTGTTTGAATCATTTGTAGGTGCATTGTATTTAGATCAAGGTTTACAAACAGTTGTAGCATTTTTAGAACGTATTGTGTTCCCGAAAGTAGAAGTTGGTGCTTTTTCGCATGTGATGGATTTTAAAAGTCAATTGCAAGAAATGGTACAGCAAACCAATAATGGACTGCTACATTATGAGATTATTGATGAAAAAGGACCAGCTCATAACCGTACATTTGTATCCAGTGTATTATTAAATGGACAAGAATTAGGCGTTGGTCGTGGAAAGTCCAAAAAAGAAGCCGAACAGCAAGCCGCACAAAGTGCCATGCAAACAATGCGTGAAGAAGCGGCAAAAGAGGAGGCTTAA
- the fapR gene encoding transcription factor FapR, protein MRKTKKERQRLLTETIAENPFVTDEQLATKFQVSVQTIRLDRMELSIPELRERIKDVAAKNYENEVKSLPIDEVIGEIVDIELDHRAISIFDVKEEHVFQRNGIARGHHLFAQANSLAVAVINDELALTVHANVTFVQPVRAGDRVITKAIVIDQDDKKHRTKVELTSTVNGETVFVGEFDMYRTKGKGE, encoded by the coding sequence TTGAGAAAAACGAAAAAAGAGCGACAGCGACTCCTAACTGAAACAATAGCTGAAAATCCATTCGTCACAGATGAACAGCTAGCAACAAAGTTTCAGGTAAGTGTCCAAACCATTCGCTTAGATCGTATGGAGCTATCAATTCCAGAGCTTCGAGAGCGAATTAAAGATGTTGCTGCTAAAAACTATGAAAATGAAGTAAAATCTCTACCGATTGATGAGGTTATCGGAGAAATTGTTGATATTGAATTAGATCATCGAGCCATATCGATTTTTGATGTAAAGGAAGAGCATGTGTTTCAGCGAAATGGCATTGCACGTGGGCATCATTTATTTGCACAAGCCAATTCCTTAGCGGTGGCTGTTATTAATGATGAGCTAGCGTTAACTGTACATGCCAATGTGACGTTTGTGCAACCTGTTCGTGCTGGAGATCGTGTTATTACAAAGGCGATAGTCATCGACCAAGATGATAAAAAGCATCGTACAAAAGTAGAGCTAACGTCTACCGTTAATGGTGAAACCGTTTTTGTAGGTGAATTTGATATGTACCGTACGAAAGGTAAAGGTGAGTAA
- a CDS encoding putative DNA-binding protein, with translation MLLEKTTRMNFLFDFYQALLTDKQRSYMELYYLDDNSLGEIAESYGVSRQAVYDNIRRTEAMLEEYEEKLCLLEKFQQRTQMLAQLTEGITKQSMTMEEQLALIEQLKEWD, from the coding sequence ATGCTACTTGAAAAAACAACACGCATGAACTTTCTCTTCGACTTTTATCAAGCATTATTAACAGATAAGCAAAGAAGTTATATGGAGCTCTATTATTTAGATGATAATTCACTAGGAGAAATTGCTGAATCCTATGGAGTTTCACGTCAAGCTGTTTACGATAATATTCGTCGAACAGAGGCGATGCTTGAGGAATATGAAGAAAAATTATGTTTACTTGAAAAATTTCAACAACGTACCCAAATGCTTGCACAGCTAACAGAGGGGATTACGAAACAAAGTATGACAATGGAAGAGCAGCTAGCGCTTATTGAACAGTTGAAAGAATGGGATTAG
- the acpP gene encoding acyl carrier protein, translating to MSTVLERVTKVIVDRLGVEESEVTLEASFRDDLGADSLDVVELVMELEDEFDMEISDEDAEKISTVGSAISYIESKLN from the coding sequence TTGTCTACAGTATTAGAACGTGTAACAAAAGTAATCGTGGACCGTTTAGGTGTTGAAGAAAGCGAAGTAACGCTTGAAGCTTCTTTCCGTGATGATTTAGGTGCTGACTCATTAGACGTAGTAGAGCTTGTAATGGAGCTTGAAGACGAATTCGATATGGAAATTTCTGATGAAGATGCTGAAAAAATCTCAACAGTAGGTTCTGCTATTTCATACATCGAAAGTAAATTAAACTAA
- the fabG gene encoding 3-oxoacyl-[acyl-carrier-protein] reductase — protein sequence MRKLEGKVAVVTGASRGIGRAIALKLADEGAKVVVNYSGSQAKAEEVVATIQANGGEAIAVQASVAQTEEVTALMDTAVKTFGSLDILVNNAGITRDNLLMRMKEDEWDDVMDTNLKGVFLCTKAVTRQMMKQRAGRIINISSIVGVAGNAGQANYVAAKAGVIGLTKTTAKELASRNILVNAIAPGFIETEMTDQLPEDIKQGMLTQIPLAKLGQPEDIAKAVVFLASDDANYMTGQTLHIDGGMVM from the coding sequence ATGCGTAAATTAGAGGGAAAAGTAGCTGTCGTGACAGGAGCTTCACGTGGTATTGGGCGTGCGATTGCCTTAAAGCTTGCGGATGAAGGTGCAAAGGTTGTGGTCAATTATAGTGGCTCACAAGCAAAGGCGGAAGAAGTTGTAGCAACGATTCAAGCAAATGGCGGTGAAGCTATTGCTGTACAAGCTAGTGTAGCACAGACAGAAGAAGTAACAGCATTAATGGATACAGCTGTTAAAACATTCGGCTCTCTTGATATTTTAGTCAATAATGCGGGTATTACAAGAGATAACCTGCTTATGCGTATGAAGGAAGACGAATGGGATGATGTCATGGATACAAACTTAAAAGGTGTATTCCTTTGTACAAAAGCGGTGACACGTCAAATGATGAAGCAGCGTGCAGGACGTATTATTAATATTTCATCGATTGTAGGTGTAGCTGGTAATGCAGGACAAGCAAACTATGTAGCGGCTAAGGCAGGCGTTATTGGACTAACAAAAACGACTGCAAAAGAATTAGCTTCTCGTAATATTTTAGTCAATGCGATTGCCCCAGGCTTTATTGAAACAGAAATGACAGATCAGCTACCAGAGGATATTAAGCAAGGGATGCTGACACAGATCCCACTTGCGAAGCTTGGCCAGCCAGAGGATATTGCAAAGGCTGTTGTATTCCTTGCATCGGATGACGCTAACTATATGACAGGACAAACGCTTCATATTGATGGCGGTATGGTGATGTAA
- the fabD gene encoding ACP S-malonyltransferase, translating to MTKIAFIFPGQGSQVVGMGQEFVDNAAESKAFYERADQALHFELSKLMLEGPAEELTLTYHAQPALLTTGVMVAEKLRAAGIQPHYAAGHSLGEYGALVIAGVLSFDDAVSIVHKRGLYMNEAVPAGQGAMAAILGMELEALHNVTAQVSAEGDAVQVANVNCPGQIVISGTKAGVDKASIAAKEAGAKRAIPLVVSGPFHSELMRPSSEKLQEALAHITLSAPQIPVIGNVEAKELQDVPAIQRELVEQVYSAVQWEASMREMIAQGVDVFIECGPGKVLTGLLKKIDRSVAAYCVYDEASLQAVVEASKEWSINA from the coding sequence ATGACGAAAATAGCTTTTATTTTTCCAGGACAAGGCTCTCAAGTAGTCGGTATGGGGCAAGAGTTTGTTGATAATGCAGCAGAGAGCAAAGCGTTTTATGAGCGTGCAGATCAAGCATTGCACTTTGAGCTATCGAAGCTAATGTTAGAGGGACCTGCTGAGGAGCTAACATTAACGTATCATGCACAGCCAGCCTTGCTGACTACAGGTGTGATGGTGGCAGAGAAGCTACGTGCAGCAGGTATTCAGCCTCATTATGCAGCAGGGCATTCACTTGGGGAATATGGTGCACTAGTGATAGCAGGTGTACTGTCATTTGATGATGCTGTATCAATTGTGCATAAACGTGGGCTATATATGAATGAAGCGGTACCTGCTGGACAAGGGGCAATGGCAGCTATTTTAGGTATGGAGCTTGAAGCATTACATAACGTAACAGCGCAGGTTTCAGCGGAAGGTGATGCCGTACAGGTTGCCAATGTTAACTGCCCTGGACAAATCGTTATTTCAGGTACAAAAGCTGGTGTTGACAAGGCATCAATTGCTGCGAAGGAAGCAGGGGCAAAGCGAGCAATACCTTTAGTTGTTAGTGGTCCATTCCATTCAGAGCTTATGCGCCCATCATCAGAAAAGCTACAGGAAGCGTTGGCACATATTACGCTATCCGCTCCGCAAATTCCTGTGATTGGAAATGTTGAGGCGAAGGAATTACAGGATGTGCCTGCTATTCAGCGTGAGCTTGTGGAACAAGTATATAGTGCGGTGCAATGGGAAGCATCTATGCGTGAAATGATTGCGCAAGGTGTGGATGTCTTTATTGAATGTGGGCCAGGTAAAGTATTAACAGGCTTATTGAAAAAAATCGATCGCTCTGTTGCTGCATATTGTGTTTATGATGAAGCATCATTACAAGCGGTTGTAGAAGCGTCAAAGGAGTGGTCAATTAATGCGTAA
- the smc gene encoding chromosome segregation protein SMC, whose amino-acid sequence MFLKRLEMIGFKSFAERIGIDFVPGVTAVVGPNGSGKSNVTDAIRWVLGEQSAKSLRGAKMEDVIFAGSDSRKPLNFAEVTLVLDNTDEQLAFSYTEVSVTRRVYRSGDSEYLLNNQQCRLKDITDLFMDSGLGKEAFSIISQGRVDEILNSRPDDRRAIFEEAAGVLKYKIRKKKAEHKLVETDENLYRVLDILHELDNRLEPLEMQASNAKDYVQMSTELKDFDIAILVHDFNNCAQSLHALKAEFTELSATEQKQAQNIAAIDKQTTNIRKLLTELDTYLDTAQAELVAATMEVERWDGRKALMAEKRQNASNQLQQLQGALQEAKAEVETLLVQEQDKKEQFSEKQQAVLTLKQSIKQLEQSLNRSVTEIEQEIEDYKNRYIDSLNEEATIKNELKNIDQQLTQHKAMAARMSDQTDEIGQELMQIIAEKDKLVATYTTTVNNLQEKLEQHDALQLQLKDSNASFTDKQDMLYKAYQHQQQLKARKDTLAELEADFSGFFQGVKEVLLARDKGELQGIEGAVAELIQVEGKFSQAIETALGAASQHIVTTNERHAQQAIHWLKQKRAGRATFLPKTVMKSRKINIATIQLATEHPAFIQMADALVTFNEANRTIVENLLGNVIVAANLEGASQIARLCGFRYRVVTLDGDIVNAGGSLTGGASKQQSSLFSRKAELDDLIVKLESLQNSIYSAEQAVAAEKEKLATLREQVEQLKLESEQLRKAEMEQAGRIRELEAIEKSLSARVSFASTETQDVKTREEALLTQKQIATERLHALAAELADINRTVEQLTKVKLQSETEKDVLREQLAEKRSQLAVMQEQMSQVQIATAEIALQLNKAQQKVENISQEIAWLQSDASTNHLSDEEIDEQVVQWKATRDTLQATISQKKEDKAKQQQELATLEEQLKEVQRIHKGYLEAIRANELKRSRLEFEMDNFQEQLEENYQLTIEDAEAEALMIEDEEHVRRRVKLLKKSIEELGPVNISAIEEYERVLERHTFLTEQREDLLAAQETLHEAIKEMDEEMTLRFSETFYAIREQFKQVFRELFGGGQADLVLIDPQNLLETGIEIVAQPPGKKLQNLSLLSGGERALTAIALLFSILNIRPVPFCILDEVEAALDEANVVRYSQYLKKFSRDTQFIVITHRKGTMEGADVLYGITMQESGVSKLVSVKLEDEPVLAEQRSKQG is encoded by the coding sequence ATGTTCCTAAAACGACTAGAAATGATTGGCTTTAAATCTTTTGCAGAGCGCATTGGCATTGATTTTGTACCTGGTGTTACAGCAGTTGTCGGACCAAATGGCAGTGGTAAAAGTAATGTCACTGATGCGATTCGTTGGGTACTTGGGGAGCAATCGGCAAAGTCGTTACGTGGAGCAAAAATGGAAGATGTTATTTTTGCGGGAAGTGACTCTCGTAAGCCACTTAATTTTGCAGAGGTAACACTTGTATTAGATAATACAGACGAGCAACTTGCTTTTTCTTATACAGAAGTCAGTGTAACAAGACGCGTATACCGTTCAGGTGATAGTGAATATTTATTAAATAACCAACAGTGTCGCCTGAAGGATATTACGGACTTGTTTATGGATTCAGGACTTGGCAAAGAAGCATTTTCAATTATTTCACAAGGCCGTGTCGATGAAATTTTAAATAGCCGACCTGATGACCGACGTGCTATTTTTGAAGAGGCAGCTGGCGTATTAAAGTATAAAATAAGAAAAAAGAAGGCAGAGCATAAGCTTGTTGAAACAGATGAAAATTTGTATCGAGTATTAGACATTCTCCATGAATTAGACAACCGATTAGAGCCGCTTGAAATGCAGGCATCTAATGCAAAAGACTATGTACAAATGTCTACCGAGTTAAAAGATTTTGATATTGCGATTCTTGTGCATGATTTTAACAATTGTGCACAATCTTTGCATGCACTGAAAGCTGAATTTACAGAGCTGTCTGCTACAGAACAGAAACAAGCACAAAATATTGCAGCTATTGATAAGCAGACAACAAATATCCGTAAGCTATTAACAGAACTTGATACGTATTTGGATACTGCACAGGCTGAGCTTGTTGCTGCAACAATGGAGGTAGAGCGCTGGGATGGACGCAAGGCATTAATGGCTGAAAAGCGGCAAAATGCCTCCAATCAACTACAGCAGCTGCAAGGAGCCTTACAAGAGGCAAAGGCAGAGGTAGAAACACTGCTTGTGCAAGAGCAGGATAAAAAGGAGCAATTCTCTGAAAAGCAGCAAGCAGTTTTAACGCTTAAGCAAAGCATTAAGCAGCTAGAGCAATCATTAAATCGCTCAGTAACAGAAATTGAACAAGAAATTGAAGACTATAAAAATCGTTATATTGATTCATTAAATGAAGAAGCAACCATTAAAAATGAATTAAAAAATATTGATCAGCAGTTAACACAGCATAAGGCAATGGCAGCGCGAATGTCTGACCAAACAGATGAAATTGGGCAGGAGCTTATGCAAATTATTGCTGAAAAAGATAAGTTAGTCGCTACTTATACAACAACAGTGAACAACCTACAGGAAAAACTCGAACAGCATGATGCCTTACAACTACAATTAAAAGATAGTAATGCTAGCTTTACTGATAAGCAAGATATGCTTTATAAGGCATATCAGCATCAACAGCAGCTCAAGGCTCGAAAGGATACACTTGCTGAGCTGGAGGCAGATTTTTCAGGCTTTTTCCAAGGTGTCAAAGAAGTCTTACTGGCACGTGATAAAGGTGAATTACAAGGTATTGAAGGCGCTGTTGCTGAGTTAATCCAAGTGGAGGGAAAGTTTTCACAAGCTATTGAAACCGCATTAGGTGCAGCCTCTCAGCATATTGTGACAACGAATGAACGTCATGCACAGCAGGCGATCCATTGGTTAAAGCAAAAAAGGGCTGGGCGAGCTACTTTTTTACCAAAGACGGTTATGAAGTCACGCAAAATTAATATAGCAACCATCCAACTGGCAACAGAGCATCCAGCGTTTATTCAAATGGCAGATGCCCTTGTAACATTTAATGAGGCTAATCGAACAATTGTTGAAAACCTTTTAGGTAATGTTATTGTAGCAGCAAATTTAGAAGGAGCTAGCCAAATTGCCAGATTATGTGGGTTCCGTTACCGAGTTGTGACACTTGATGGGGATATTGTCAATGCAGGTGGTTCACTAACAGGAGGTGCAAGCAAACAGCAATCTTCCCTTTTCTCAAGAAAAGCTGAGCTAGATGATTTAATTGTTAAGCTAGAGTCGTTACAGAATTCCATTTACAGTGCTGAACAGGCTGTTGCGGCAGAGAAGGAAAAGCTTGCAACATTGAGAGAGCAGGTAGAGCAACTAAAGCTTGAGAGCGAGCAACTACGAAAAGCTGAAATGGAGCAGGCTGGGCGTATTCGTGAGCTTGAGGCAATTGAAAAAAGCTTATCAGCGCGTGTATCCTTTGCCTCAACTGAAACGCAGGATGTAAAAACGCGTGAAGAAGCATTGCTAACACAAAAACAAATAGCAACAGAGCGATTACACGCACTTGCAGCCGAGCTTGCTGACATTAATCGAACAGTAGAGCAATTAACAAAGGTCAAACTGCAAAGTGAAACGGAGAAAGATGTACTACGTGAGCAGCTAGCTGAAAAGCGTTCACAATTAGCTGTTATGCAGGAACAAATGTCACAGGTGCAAATTGCAACAGCAGAGATAGCACTGCAATTAAACAAAGCACAACAAAAAGTCGAAAATATTTCTCAGGAAATAGCATGGCTTCAATCTGATGCATCGACAAATCATTTAAGTGATGAAGAAATTGACGAGCAGGTTGTACAATGGAAGGCAACAAGAGATACGCTTCAAGCAACGATTTCTCAGAAAAAAGAAGACAAAGCAAAGCAACAGCAGGAGCTTGCAACATTAGAGGAGCAGTTGAAGGAAGTGCAACGTATTCATAAAGGATACCTTGAAGCAATACGTGCCAATGAGTTGAAACGAAGTCGTTTAGAATTTGAAATGGATAATTTCCAAGAGCAGCTTGAGGAAAATTATCAGCTCACAATCGAGGATGCAGAGGCAGAGGCTCTTATGATTGAGGATGAGGAGCATGTACGCCGACGTGTAAAGCTGCTTAAAAAATCAATTGAAGAGCTAGGCCCTGTTAATATTAGTGCGATTGAGGAATATGAACGAGTGCTTGAGCGTCATACCTTCTTAACAGAACAGCGTGAGGATTTACTTGCTGCACAGGAAACATTACATGAAGCGATTAAAGAAATGGATGAAGAAATGACATTGCGCTTTAGTGAAACGTTTTATGCGATTCGTGAGCAGTTTAAACAGGTATTCCGTGAATTATTTGGTGGCGGGCAAGCCGATTTAGTATTAATAGACCCACAAAATTTACTAGAAACAGGTATTGAAATTGTTGCACAGCCACCAGGGAAAAAGCTGCAAAATTTAAGCCTGCTTTCTGGTGGTGAACGTGCACTAACAGCTATTGCTTTATTGTTCTCGATTTTAAATATACGCCCTGTTCCATTTTGTATTCTCGATGAGGTGGAGGCAGCGTTGGATGAAGCAAATGTTGTTCGTTATAGCCAATATTTGAAAAAATTTAGCCGTGATACACAATTTATTGTTATTACACATCGTAAAGGAACAATGGAGGGAGCCGATGTTCTGTATGGTATAACAATGCAGGAATCAGGTGTATCCAAGCTGGTATCAGTCAAATTAGAAGATGAACCCGTACTTGCGGAGCAAAGGAGCAAACAAGGATGA